One genomic segment of Helianthus annuus cultivar XRQ/B chromosome 14, HanXRQr2.0-SUNRISE, whole genome shotgun sequence includes these proteins:
- the LOC110923787 gene encoding extensin-like, translating to MNPPPPPTTGEPTPPFIPSSTQPSPNITTPASTPEIKPTNTTLPENTQSEYSFSYNPTSSAVPAYSTFFPTASQPSSSQIPPPNLYQTGPSIIHSTPFQPRVQFQHTSRVRQDGFDDEFEDDFVGYDEEGYMYGGDGDQGEYTYVQGQNQRMSSVGGIPQQQIIPQQLPPQGPQVQR from the coding sequence AtgaatccaccaccaccacccactacgggtgaacctACACCACCCTTTATACCATCTTCAACACAACCATCACCAAATATTACCACTCCTGCATCTACACCAGAAATCAAACCAACTAACACTACCCTACCTGAGAACACACAATCTGAATACTCCTTCAGTTACAACCCTACATCATCTGCTGTTCCAGCTTATTCAACATTTTTCCCAACAGCCAGTCAACCATCATCATCACAAATACCACCACCTAACTTATACCAAACCGGTCCATCTATCATCCATTCTACTCCATTCCAACCAAGAGTGCAATTTCAACATACTTCGAGAGTAAGACAAGATGGGTTCGATGATGAGTTTGAGGATGACTTTGTGGGATATGATGAAGAAGGATACAtgtatgggggtgatggagatcaAGGGGAATATACCTATGTTCAAGGTCAAAATCAAAGGATGTCAAGTGTTGGTGGGATTCCTCAACAACAAATCATACCTCAACAATTGCCACCACAAGGTCCACAGGTGCAAAGATGA